One window of the Cataglyphis hispanica isolate Lineage 1 chromosome 13, ULB_Chis1_1.0, whole genome shotgun sequence genome contains the following:
- the LOC126853911 gene encoding trichohyalin isoform X3, whose translation MMVRQLEEELRMRMRGPNVEIQQQMEVLYNENEHLTREIAILRDTIKELELRIETQKQTLQARDESIKKLLEMLQNKGMGKEEERIMFQQMQSMAQKQVEYSRMRQLHFAFQTQKSQHASRVLLDELRTEVQRRDQELLAMSAKMKTLEEQHQDYQRHIAVLKESLCAKEEHYNMLQADVEEMRQRLEEKNRMIEKKTQAAMQAQQERNRMNTELTEIKDHMDIKDRKINVLQRKIENLEDLLKEKDNQVDMARARLTAMQAHHCSSEGALSSLEEAIGDKEKQMAQLREQRDRAEQEKQEERELHERELAEYKMKIHTLESEVEKLGARLERAQAEKDRLEAKLESSQSELGKSKAELDKAASEVGRSGADWEAAKQRLARLELENERLRHDMERSQGYGRGTLNSSQEMERIQERADKAAAELRRAQAELRVTQADNERARAEAATLQEKVEKSQGEVYRLKARLENAQGEQESLREEYDRAQASVARLHAERDKAIAELEKSQEELERTQATLGKAQLQQDKLQNLLDKTQSEVDTLQEKLDKTQTEIRRMQMEREKQNYDFENLQSQLDKALGQSTRMQKEREAIQLEVDRLQDKYEKAQVIMQRLQKERDSFQEEMEKMHERIELQQNQIGKMQREKENILSELDLVKERWEKAHNTHQKLTLERDDALTEIQILKEKLEKAQYSLNKAHEERENTTKEFEKMLEKYDRGQSEVYRLQNRIDVMEADKDRLELEAEKQQMLAAKSREEARKAQEELARVQEMYDRAALQLGRTKEHEEKSKETIDRLSVDLEMVRERYEKSQIELRRLQNEREKVVADNERLSFELERAHSQLNKAQAATEKTQEELARMQLEIEKMYEKHDRQQAEVRKAQAEAERLRAEAESAREECERYATRFGKYQESQERQKEEHEWAKLEVERLRDRLEKALAELERARKAEQDASRLRADLERAEGVRGKYQYEQEKWQSEGNRLQQEVNKLRERLESREAELKRTQSSNAELETKLHETQLQLERARDETGKASAQQERNRSEIERARIEAEKIRDRHDKIKSRAEALEADNEKLRVEIIRLERLMQTEGKTRSESASIEVERLRASLDKAIVARDQVELEAGRLAKELEKAHLQTTKYQEAAEATKKELERLAADVQLLREEREALRQELRRVQQQQQQQQQQQQLAGNEELARLQYELQLAQRERDKMAAILENREKHSEKLKEKLEADAKQLQVERDQLVIQLEKSQEMLVNFQQELSANEAELERQREEARRLQQRAQAQTPDRAAKEALDAQMREVQRLQQQVQNLQQAQQKERQRAEQAEKRVQELQKQLTSRGETTQSDVAQLEQWRKLCETERQRADTAEREASELQKRIQTTERQLHAHQQQIQQMQVTMQQQQQQLQQQQQQQQPSQQNGQEIARLKKELDRAREEIKQATVERERFQAQLEMLCQELEKNQVDLHEANKKLQAGAAKAGADTVQERKQLEEQRRQLEEQRRQTEERAKSIDQKARTIEEKERMLQNLDQDLKKRKARMDQLEQQLQKSGGAPDKRLAEMQKALEAAERELEKAKEESSRSSAETERLLQLVQMTQEEQNSKEKQIRELQDALKTAQAKLKQATTAQQESQSNKDESYTWQEALETKNHTISKLEKKIKSLQQDYDRCKDLLNDSSDNESWKKEVEEKNQRIVQLEQQLERCENLKDDKTSKNVETQTETYKNFCNPDTKNRRIIALKRQVIALSNSLKNHARKTTESFEKDNDSKMNEKTEETWKQEIEMKNRRIVELEQEMTLLENLLRENVDVQILRDLEKIMDGKSRLIEELEDAVKELEGFLKEDVKEMRDLRYQISLDKEHIVALERCIHKYSLTNAGIDKTRIIELEEMVTSLENYVREHDIDGFKRKLQDRECRIDQLENQIIDLNKKLSRFEENQSNGSTSKKNNNKMAWELEEEQKMKDITHIIFKENKKIQECELQIVEQQDKNLKIELREKEQKMKEMEYDISEKDNKIQKYEQQIVEQQNKLLKMEKEMAELEKELYMIEDIDALKEAIRMKNERVQELEMEVNSLETSLGERIDVAIEELIAVLKEKEKIEVRLKEDLANKERKIEELDTALRQSITITDETERKFKYEKKLRKEADQRIADLEKKIAVMHAASAVKCITCKPLLYKIFKTEEKLLQSNQEKTDQLQELHQTKCVFQVNSGQQSDLDRDREALKLALSEKDAHLALLEHSGIKTLTQADQANKLKADKKILLDKLREEDEKSINSDLKLETVPQLIEKISDDNDNNNNNSFDRLSKINLSSPTTMNGDSSSISATASCEHSTKTSMVFNIRDEEDNSQVHQQDAR comes from the exons CTGGACGAGCTCCGGACGGAGGTACAGCGACGGGACCAAGAACTGCTGGCGATGTCGGCCAAGATGAAAACGCTGGAGGAGCAACATCAAGATTACCAGAGGCACATCGCCGTGCTCAAGGAGTCTCTCTGCGCCAAGGAGGAACATTATAATATGCTGCAGGCCGAT GTCGAGGAGATGCGACAGCGGCTCGAGGAGAAAAACCGGATGATTGAGAAGAAGACGCAGGCGGCGATGCAGGCGCAACAGGAGCGCAATCGCATGAACACCGAGTTGACCGAGATCAAGGATCACATGGACATCAAGGATCGCAAGATCAACGTTCTGCAGCGCAAG ATCGAGAATCTGGAGGACCTGCTGAAGGAGAAAGATAATCAGGTCGACATGGCCAGGGCCAGGCTGACAGCGATGCAGGCGCATCATTGCAGTAGCGAGGGTGCACTTAGCAGCCTCGAGGAGGCGATCGGAGATAAAGAGAAGCAAATGGCACAATTACGCGAGCAAAGAGACCGAGCCGAGCAGGAGAAGCAGGAAGAAAGGGAATTGCATGAAAGAGAGTTGGCCGAGTATAAAATGAAGATACATACTTTGGAGTCTGAG GTCGAGAAATTGGGCGCGCGATTAGAACGAGCACAGGCGGAAAAGGATCGGCTGGAGGCGAAACTTGAAAGCTCGCAATCCGAGCTAGGCAAGAGCAAGGCCGAGCTGGACAAGGCCGCGTCCGAGGTCGGACGCAGTGGCGCGGACTGGGAAGCTGCGAAGCAGCGGTTAGCCAGGCTGGAGCTCGAGAACGAGAGGCTGCGGCACGATATGGAACGATCGCAGGGATACGGCAGGGGCACGCTGAATTCGTCCCAGGAAATGGAACGCATTCAAGAACGGGCCGACAAAGCGGCCGCCGAATTAAGGAGAGCTCAGGCGGAGCTGAGGGTAACGCAAGCGGACAACGAGAGAGCGCGTGCCGAGGCCGCGACCTTGCAAGAGAAG GTGGAGAAAAGTCAGGGCGAGGTGTACAGGCTCAAAGCCAGGCTGGAGAACGCTCAAGGGGAACAAGAGAGTCTACGGGAAGAATACGATCGAGCACAAGCGTCCGTGGCTCGTCTTCACGCCGAAAGAGATAAGGCGATCGCTGAGCTCGAAAAATCACAAGAGGAGCTCGAACGTACGCAGGCTACTCTAGGCAAGGCACAACTTCAGCAGGACAAGTTACAGAATCTTTTGGATAAGACGCAGAGCGAGGTTGATACGCTGCAGGAAAAACTCGATAAGACGCAAACGGAAATTCGTAGA atgcaaatggagagagagaaacagaattACGACTTCGAGAATCTACAGAGTCAACTTGACAAGGCGTTAGGACAGTCGACGAGAATGCAAAAAGAGCGAGAGGCAATTCAACTCGAGGTCGATCGACTACAAGACAAATACGAGAAGGCTCAA GTCATAATGCAACGACTGCAGAAGGAGAGGGACAGCTTCCAAGAGGAAATGGAGAAGATGCACGAGAGGATAGAACTGCAGCAGAATCAGATTGGCAAGATGCAACGTGAAAAGGAAAACATACTGTCGGAACTCGATCTGGTCAAGGAGAGATGGGAGAAGGCGCACAACACTCATCAAAAATTGacg TTGGAGCGAGATGACGCTTTGACTGAAATCCAGATCTTGAAGGAGAAACTGGAGAAGGCTCAATACTCTCTGAATAAAGCTCACGAGGAACGGGAGAACACCACAAAGGAATTCGAGAAGATGCTGGAGAAATATGATAG GGGGCAGAGCGAGGTGTACCGTCTGCAGAACCGCATCGACGTGATGGAGGCGGACAAGGACCGGCTGGAGCTGGAGGCGGAGAAGCAGCAGATGCTGGCGGCCAAATCGCGCGAGGAGGCGCGCAAGGCTCAGGAGGAACTGGCCCGGGTGCAGGAGATGTACGACCGCGCGGCTCTGCAGCTCGGCCGTACCAAGGAGCACGAGGAGAAGTCGAAGGAGACCATCGATCGGCTCAGCGTCGATCTGGAGATGGTGCGCGAGCGTTACGAGAAGTCGCAGATCGAGCTACGGCGCTTGCAGAACGAGCGTGAAAAGGTGGTGGCTGACAACGAGCGTCTCAGCTTCGAGCTGGAGCGCGCTCATTCGCAGCTCAACAAGGCGCAGGCGGCCACGGAGAAGACGCAGGAGGAGCTCGCGCGTATGCAGCTAGAGATCGAGAAGATGTACGAGAAGCACGATCGTCAGCAGGCCGAGGTGAGAAAGGCGCAGGCCGAGGCGGAACGGCTGCGCGCCGAAGCGGAGAGCGCTCGCGAGGAATGCGAGAGATACGCGACCCGTTTCGGCAAGTACCAGGAGAGCCAGGAGCGGCAGAAGGAAGAGCACGAGTGGGCGAAGCTGGAGGTGGAACGACTACGTGACCGTCTGGAGAAGGCGCTGGCGGAACTCGAGCGCGCACGGAAAGCTGAACAGGACGCCTCGAGGCTGCGCGCCGATCTGGAGCGTGCGGAGGGCGTACGAGGTAAATACCAGTACGAGCAGGAAAAATGGCAAAGCGAAGGTAATAGGCTACAGCAGGAGGTGAATAAGCTGCGCGAGCGGCTAGAAAGCCGCGAGGCCGAGCTAAAGAGGACACAGTCGAGCAATGCCGAGCTCGAGACGAAGCTGCACGAGACGCAGCTTCAACTCGAGCGGGCGCGCGACGAAACTGGCAAGGCTTCGGCGCAGCAGGAGCGTAATCGATCGGAGATTGAGCGCGCGAGGATCGAGGCTGAGAAGATTCGTGATCGGCACGATAAGATAAAGTCGCGGGCGGAGGCTCTCGAAGCAGACAACGAGAAGCTGCGCGTTGAGATTATACGGCTGGAGCGACTGATGCAGACCGAAGGTAAGACGAGATCGGAGAGCGCTAGCATTGAGGTAGAACGCCTGCGCGCCAGCCTGGACAAGGCTATCGTGGCACGCGATCAAGTCGAGCTAGAGGCTGGTAGACTAGCCAAGGAACTTGAAAAGGCGCATCTACAGACCACCAAGTATCAGGAAGCTGCCGAAGCTACCAAGAAAGAGCTCGAACGTCTTGCCGCGGACGTTCAGCTGCTGCGAGAGGAACGCGAGGCGTTACGCCAAGAGCTGCGTCGCGtgcaacaacagcagcagcagcaacaacagcaacagcagctTGCCGGAAACGAAGAGCTCGCCCGACTTCAGTACGAACTACAATTGGCGCAGCGCGAGCGCGACAAGATGGCAGCGATCCTGGAGAACCGGGAGAAGCATTCGGAAAAGTTGAAGGAGAAGCTAGAAGCGGACGCGAAGCAGCTGCAGGTTGAGCGCGATCAGTTGGTGATACAACTAGAAAAGTCGCAGGAGATGTTGGTGAACTTCCAGCAGGAATTGAGCGCGAACGAGGCCGAGCTCGAGCGTCAGCGCGAGGAAGCCCGTCGTCTTCAGCAGCGGGCCCAAGCGCAGACGCCCGATCGCGCTGCCAAGGAGGCGCTCGATGCACAGATGCGCGAGGTACAACGACTGCAGCAACAAGTGCAGAACCTTCAACAGGCGCAGCAGAAGGAACGACAACGTGCCGAGCAGGCGGAGAAGCGAGTACAGGAGCTGCAGAAGCAGTTGACGTCGCGCGGCGAGACGACGCAGTCCGACGTGGCCCAGCTTGAACAGTGGCGGAAACTCTGCGAGACTGAACGACAGCGAGCGGACACGGCTGAGCGCGAGGCCAGCGAGCTGCAGAAGCGGATACAGACGACGGAGCGACAGCTGCACGCGCATCAGCAGCAGATCCAACAGATGCAGGTCACCAtgcaacaacagcagcagcagctccaacagcagcagcagcagcagcagcctTCGCAACAGAACGGCCAGGAGATTGCCAGGCTGAAGAAGGAGCtggatcgcgcgcgcgaggagATTAAGCAGGCGACAGTGGAACGCGAGCGGTTCCAGGCGCAGCTCGAGATGCTGTGTCAGGAACTGGAGAAGAATCAG GTGGACTTGCACGAGGCGAACAAGAAACTCCAAGCTGGCGCCGCGAAAGCTGGCGCCGATACAGTCCAAGAGAGGAAACAGCTGGAGGAACAAAGACGACAATTGGAAGAGCAGAGAAGACAGACAGAGGAACGGGCGAAGTCCATAGATCAGAAAGCTAGAACGATAGAGGAAAAGGAGAGGATGCTCCAAAATCTCGACCAGGATCTGAAGAAGAGAAAGGCGAGAATGGACCAACTGGAGCAGCAACTACAGAAG AGTGGTGGAGCGCCAGACAAGAGATTAGCGGAAATGCAAAAGGCTCTCGAAGCTGCCGAGAGGGAATTGGAAAAAGCGAAGGAAGAATCGAGCAGAAGCTCTGCCGAAACCGAAAGGCTACTGCAGCTCGTGCAGATGACTCAGGAGGAACAAAACTCCAAGGAGAAACAGATCAGAGAACTTCAAGA TGCACTCAAAACCGCACAAGCCAAGTTGAAACAAGCTACAACTGCACAGCAAGAG TCCCAGAGTAACAAGGATGAGTCCTACACTTGGCAAGAAGCACTAGAGACGAAGAATCATACCATATCCAaactagaaaagaaaataaagagccTCCAGCAGGATTACGACAGGTGTAAGGATTTGTTGAATGACTCAAGCGATAATGAATCCTGGAAAAAAGAGGTAGAGGAGAAGAATCAACGTATTGTCCAGCTGGAACAGCAATTGGAACGCTGCGAAAACCTAAAGGACGACAAAACGAGCAAAAACGTCGAGACGCAGACGGAAACGTACAAGAATTTTTGTAATCCGGATACGAAGAATCGACGAATCATTGCGCTGAAGCGGCAGGTGATAGCCTTGAgtaattctttgaaaaatcacGCGAGGAAAACGACAGAATCTTTTGAGAAGGATAACGATAGTAAGATGAACGAGAAAACCGAAGAGACCTGGAAGCAGGAAATAGAGATGAAGAATCGACGCATCGTCGAACTGGAACAGGAAATGACATTGCTGGAAAATCTACTGCGGGAGAACGTGGACGTACAGATATTGCGTGATctcgaaaaaataatggacGGAAAATCCAGATTGATCGAGGAGTTAGAGGATGCCGTAAAGGAGCTCGAGGGCTTTCTCAAGGAGGACGTAAAAGAAATGCGCGATCTGCGTTATCAAATATCGCTCGATAAAGAGCATATCGTGGCGCTGGAAAGATGTATCCACAAATACAGTCTCACAAATGCGGGGATCGACAAAACAAGGATCATAGAGCTAGAAGAGATGGTTACGAGCTTGGAGAATTATGTTAGAGAGCATGACATCGATGGTTTTAAGCGGAAGCTGCAGGATCGGGAGTGCAGGATCGATCAGTTAGAAAACCAGATCATTGACCTGAATAAGAAGCTGTCAAGATTCGAGGAAAATCAATCaa ACGGAAGTACAtcgaaaaaaaacaacaataaaATGGCCTGGGAGCTGGAAGAAgaacaaaaaatgaaagatataacgcatattatttttaaagaaaataaaaaaatccaagAATGCGAGTTGCAGATTGTCGAGCAGCAAGATAAGAACCTAAAAATAGAGctgcgagagaaagagcaaaagatgaaagaaatgGAATACGACATTTCAGAGAAGGATAACAAAATACAGAAATACGAGCAGCAGATCGTCGAACAACAGAACAAGCTTCTGAAAATGGAGAAAGAAATGGCTGAGTTGGAAAAGGAGTTGTACATGATAGAAGACATCGATGCATTAAAGGAGGCGATTAGGATGAAAAACGAGAGGGTACAAGAGCTGGAGATGGAGGTCAATTCTCTGGAGACTTCGCTTGGCGAAAGGATCGACGTCGCAATCGAAGAGCTGATTGCGGTTctaaaagaaaaggagaagatAGAAGTTCGATTGAAGGAAGATCTCGCGAACAAAGAGCGCAAAATAGAAGAATTGGATACGGCTCTTCGTCAGAGTATTACAATTACGGACGAGACGGAGAGAAAATTCAAATACGAAAAGAAGCTTAGGAAGGAGGCAGATCAAAGA ATCGCCGATTTGGAGAAGAAGATCGCAGTTATGCATGCTGCCTCAGCCGTGAAATGCATCACGTGTAAACCGcttctttacaaaatatttaaaaccgAAGAGAAACTTCTCCAATCGAACCAGGAAAAGACCGATCAGCTGCAAGAGCTGCATCAGACAAAGTGCGTTTTTCAAGTTAATTCAGGTCAACAGTCTGATCTCGACAGAGATCGCGAAGCTTTAAAACTTGCCCTTTCCGAAAAAGACGCTCATTTAGCTCTGCTGGAACATTCAGGTATTAAAACTCTGACGCAAGCGGATCAGGCAAATAAACTAAAAGCTGATAAGAAGATACTACTCGATAAACTAAGAGAGGAG gatGAAAAAAGTATCAATTCGGATTTGAAATTAGAAACAGTACCGCaattaattgagaaaatttcCGATGACaacgataacaataataataattcctttgATCGTCTCAGCAAGATCAATTTATCCAGCCCAACTACTATGAATGGCGACAGCTCGTCGATATCAGCTACTGCGAGTTGCGAGCATTC AACAAAGACATCGATGGTTTTCAATATAAGAGACGAAGAAGATAACTCGCAAGTTCATCAACAGGATGCCAGATAA